GGCCAGATATTGCCGCCGCCGTTTGGCGACGTGGACGTCTCGACCACCATCCCCGGCGAGACGTTTACTGCGAGTTCAGGACTGACCGCCTATGCGATTGATCTCGAGTTGACCAAAAAAGGTTGTTTCTCATGTTGGAACTTTGGGGTCGCCGGCGGCGTTCGTTATGCCGAAATTAACCAGAGCTATCTCTCACAAACGACCGACGCCGCAGGCACGCTTTCGGGACAGATCGACTATCAACATGGAATCAGCGGATTCGGCCCGACGTTGTCGATGTTCGCCTCGGTTCCTGTGGCGCCCTGTTGGTCGCTGTTCACACGCGGCCGTGGTTCGCTGCTGTTTGGCGATGCTCACAGCAATTTGAATGCTGGCGAAGACCTCGATCTGACGACCCCTTTCACAACGACCAGCACTTCCAACCGCGATGACCTGCTGTCGATTGGCGAATTGCAGTTGGGGCTTCAGTGGCGCGGCGGCCAGTCTTGCCGCATCTGGAAACCTTTCGCCACCGTCGCGATGGAAGGGCAATTTTGGAACGGCGTCGGTAATGCGGTCAGCGAAGAAGGAAACGTCGGCTTCTTCGGCGTGGTCACTTCGATCGGCGTTAATTGGTAATGAAATGATCGCCTTGCCTGCGGCGGCTCTAACTACGCCGCGCTGCGGGCCTTATCTGATCGGGCGTGCAGCCAAAACTCGACGGCCGGCAATAACGAGTCAAACCGGCCGATCAGCGAGGGAACGGCGGCCGGCAGTTGCTGTTCGGTTTCGTGGCCATAGCCGGTGCGCACCAGAATGGTTTGGCATCCGGCGAAGCGGCCGATGCCGAGATCGGATGGCTTGTCGCCGATCATGACGCTTTCCTGCAGATCGAGTCCATGTTGGCTCGCGGCGGCATACAGCATCCCTGCTCGCGGTTTGCGGCATTCGCAATCGACCCGATAGACGGCGCTAGCCGATTTCGGATGATGCGGGCAATAATAGTAGGCGTCGATTGACGCTCCTTGCTCGGCCAGAAGTTGATCGAGACGCCGGTGAATCTCGGCGATGCGCGATTCCGGAAACATTCCCCGGGCGACTCCAGACTGGTTGGTGACGACAATTACCGGAACATGGGCGCGATTTGCGGCGGCGATCGCCTCGGCGGCTCCAGGCAGCAGTTCTAACTGCGCCGGATCGGCCAGGTATTCGCGTTCAATATTGATCGTGCCGTCACGATCCAGGAACAGGGCGCCGCAAGCGTAAGACATCGCTCTCTCAAGGGGTGGGGAATGGGGCAATAGGAGTTCCGTTTTTAGCAGCTTGTCCCCCCATTTCCCAAGACCAATCGTCCCAACTATCACCCGCAGAGGGAGGCATTTGCGAAGAATGACGCGGCTCAGTTGATGTTCCCCCTAGAACGTGTAGGATTCAACTAGGTATCGTTTTTCCCCTTTTTCGACCGTCTCAGAGATTTGCAATGCTCGATCGACCGGAAGTTCCTGTCGCAGATGAACCCAAAACCTGGCGCGACGCTTGGTTCGACCGAGATCTGAGCTGGCTCGAATTCAATCGCCGCGTCTTGCAACAGGCGCTGGACGAACGGACGCCGCTGCTAGAGCGGGTCAAGTTTCTAGCAATCTTCACGTCAAACCTGGACGAGTTCTTCATGAAGCGGTTGGCCTTGTTGCGGACGCGCAAACGGGCCGAACTGTCGCATTCGATCGGTGCGCCAGCGACCGAGCTGCATCTGCAGTCACTGCGCC
The nucleotide sequence above comes from Blastopirellula sp. J2-11. Encoded proteins:
- a CDS encoding Lpg1974 family pore-forming outer membrane protein; protein product: MSFTRLLAVALLIGVSTPAAFAESTQSMKGARSNAQPQRLQQPAVARPLTAAPKRTARQQSVATIVTNDHVAPVSYHDTTSMPTETIYSPGDSRMMVGEAMSGCCAAECVPCGANWYAGFEATFLAPRFSQNPAYTLMQSDGASFESYQQVEFESKMAFAPRVFTGVQLNPNIGFQATWWQFSHDPASITAQPPANGFGQILPPPFGDVDVSTTIPGETFTASSGLTAYAIDLELTKKGCFSCWNFGVAGGVRYAEINQSYLSQTTDAAGTLSGQIDYQHGISGFGPTLSMFASVPVAPCWSLFTRGRGSLLFGDAHSNLNAGEDLDLTTPFTTTSTSNRDDLLSIGELQLGLQWRGGQSCRIWKPFATVAMEGQFWNGVGNAVSEEGNVGFFGVVTSIGVNW
- a CDS encoding D-glycero-alpha-D-manno-heptose-1,7-bisphosphate 7-phosphatase — its product is MSYACGALFLDRDGTINIEREYLADPAQLELLPGAAEAIAAANRAHVPVIVVTNQSGVARGMFPESRIAEIHRRLDQLLAEQGASIDAYYYCPHHPKSASAVYRVDCECRKPRAGMLYAAASQHGLDLQESVMIGDKPSDLGIGRFAGCQTILVRTGYGHETEQQLPAAVPSLIGRFDSLLPAVEFWLHARSDKARSAA